A window of the Isosphaera pallida ATCC 43644 genome harbors these coding sequences:
- a CDS encoding bifunctional 5,10-methylenetetrahydrofolate dehydrogenase/5,10-methenyltetrahydrofolate cyclohydrolase, whose protein sequence is MMARVIDGKTHAARERAELAQKVATFRRVVGYAPRLDVVLVGDHPASAVYVRNKEKAREQAGMEGRVHRLPAETAQHELAALVADLNHDPNVHGILVQLPLPAHLDAQAILEAIDPRKDVDGFHPENVGLLALGRPRFVPCTPLGVMRLLKAEGIATTGREAVVLGRSAIVGLPMSLLLAARGTGDATTTICHTATPDPRAVARRADLLIVAMGRAETVDADWIKPGAVVIDVGIHKRDDGRLVGDVVFESAARVATAITPVPGGVGPMTIAMLLNNTYEAARAALAHSGGVGLLASLSEEGCVST, encoded by the coding sequence ATGATGGCACGTGTGATCGACGGGAAAACCCACGCGGCCCGCGAGCGAGCCGAGCTGGCCCAGAAGGTTGCGACGTTCCGGCGGGTGGTGGGGTACGCGCCCCGTCTGGACGTGGTCTTGGTGGGAGATCATCCTGCTTCGGCGGTGTATGTTCGCAACAAGGAGAAGGCCCGCGAACAGGCCGGCATGGAGGGACGGGTCCATCGTCTGCCCGCTGAGACCGCTCAACACGAGCTAGCCGCCCTGGTGGCCGACCTCAACCACGATCCCAACGTCCACGGCATCCTGGTCCAGCTTCCCTTGCCAGCTCATCTCGACGCTCAGGCGATCCTTGAGGCGATCGACCCTCGCAAGGACGTGGACGGCTTCCATCCCGAGAATGTCGGCCTGCTGGCGCTGGGCCGTCCCCGTTTCGTGCCCTGCACCCCGCTGGGGGTGATGCGTTTGCTCAAAGCCGAGGGGATTGCCACGACCGGTCGGGAGGCGGTGGTCCTGGGACGCTCGGCGATCGTCGGCCTGCCCATGAGCCTGCTGCTGGCTGCGCGGGGCACTGGCGACGCGACCACCACGATCTGCCACACCGCCACCCCCGATCCTCGAGCCGTCGCGCGTCGGGCCGACCTCTTGATTGTGGCGATGGGTCGGGCCGAGACGGTCGATGCCGATTGGATCAAACCCGGCGCGGTGGTGATCGACGTGGGCATTCACAAACGGGACGACGGCCGTTTGGTCGGGGATGTCGTCTTCGAATCGGCAGCGCGGGTCGCCACCGCGATCACTCCGGTTCCCGGAGGGGTCGGTCCCATGACCATCGCCATGCTTCTGAACAACACCTACGAAGCCGCCCGCGCCGCGTTGGCGCATTCCGGCGGAGTCGGCTTGCTGGCGAGTCTCTCCGAGGAAGGATGCGTTTCAACATGA
- a CDS encoding sugar phosphate isomerase/epimerase family protein encodes MIGLAICNELFENWEFERVCDTVKALGYDGLEIAPFTLAPRISAVGLAERNRLARVMTDRGLRCVGLHWLLAKTEGFGLTHPDPSIRRATADYLIELAEATGDLGGSLMVLGSPKQRDLAPGVTYEQGVAYLIEAIEHLLPTLERRGVDLCLEPLAPAETNFLNTCAQTVAILERLGHPERVKLHLDVKAQSSETEADVPTLIGRYAKFAGHFHANDVNLRGPGMGEVDFKPILAALVASGYDRFVSVEVFDFSPGAEETARISIQTLKDARDAAIRSPTIAS; translated from the coding sequence ATGATCGGTCTGGCGATTTGCAACGAATTGTTTGAGAACTGGGAATTCGAGCGGGTCTGCGACACCGTCAAGGCGTTAGGGTACGACGGCCTGGAGATCGCGCCGTTCACCCTGGCTCCACGCATCAGCGCGGTGGGTTTGGCCGAACGGAACCGCCTGGCTCGGGTTATGACCGATCGCGGTCTGCGCTGCGTGGGACTTCACTGGTTACTCGCCAAGACCGAGGGCTTTGGTTTGACTCATCCTGATCCGTCGATCCGCCGCGCCACGGCCGATTATTTGATCGAACTGGCCGAAGCCACCGGCGACCTCGGGGGAAGCCTGATGGTCCTGGGTTCGCCCAAGCAACGCGACCTAGCCCCTGGCGTCACCTATGAGCAGGGGGTGGCTTACCTGATCGAGGCGATCGAGCATCTGCTGCCCACTTTGGAGCGGCGCGGGGTCGATCTGTGCCTGGAACCGCTCGCCCCAGCGGAAACCAACTTCCTCAATACCTGCGCCCAAACCGTGGCAATTCTGGAGCGGCTGGGTCACCCCGAACGAGTCAAACTTCATTTGGATGTGAAGGCGCAAAGTTCCGAAACCGAGGCCGACGTGCCAACGTTGATTGGTCGCTATGCCAAGTTCGCGGGCCACTTCCACGCCAACGACGTCAACCTACGCGGGCCAGGCATGGGTGAGGTCGATTTCAAGCCGATTTTGGCCGCCCTGGTCGCCTCCGGTTACGATCGATTCGTCTCAGTGGAGGTGTTCGACTTCAGCCCGGGGGCCGAAGAAACCGCTCGCATTAGCATTCAAACGTTGAAGGACGCGCGTGACGCGGCGATCCGCAGTCCGACGATCGCCTCCTAA
- a CDS encoding valine--tRNA ligase: MSAAAELPKQYDPRAAQERWYPFWLEQGYFQADPASSKPPYVIVIPPPNVTGALHLGHALNNTIQDILIRWRRAQGYDALWLPGTDHAGIATQAVVEKRLFQEEKKTRHDLGRDELVRRIWAWKEEYEARILNQLQRMGCSCDWSRTRFTLDEQCARAVRVAFFRLFEAGLIYRGKRLVNWDTHLQTAVADDEITYSEVQSSIWTIAYPLADDPTTRLQVATTRPETMLGDTAVAVHPEDERYRHLIGRSVRLPLLGRTIPIIADGLLVDPSFGTGVVKVTPAHDPNDYQTGLRHNLPMINLLNPDGTSNTQAGPYAGLPWAEVRKRVVADLEAQGLLVAVQPHLNRVGFSDRSATPIEPYLSDQWFVAMSDLAQRAMDAVTSGQVRFHPERYAKSYLDWLGEKRDWCISRQLWWGHRIPIWTCDQPDVTEEELRAAFGERSNLRWHQGEDGRWLICALEDLSPDALPGRTLTQDPDVLDTWFSSALWPHSTLGWPEATEDLKKYYPTSVLSTARDIITLWVARMVMFGQFNLNEVPFRDVYIHPVIQDGQGRRMSKSLGNGIDPVDVIELYGADALRFTLASSATETQDLRMPVEQVQLPDGRKVNTSERFEQGRTFPNKFWNAARFALMNLEGHQALEYDRASLPVEDRWILSLLARASRTITADLEAFRFAEMAKTTRDFIWGDFCDWYLELVKGRLRNPETRPTAQRVLAGVLDQLCRLIQPMMPFVAEQVWQALGNLAPERSWGGPTTRAAASVCVAPWPEWTEEAIDPAAEAVVERWREVIRTLRHLRSEREVPEAAKIAPVLIASASVAVDLERGRSLIAALTNASDVMIVTPDSPHAVKPKEAAVAVLAEIEVVLPLEGLIDREAERQRQLKTLADLDKQLQAIRAKLNNAGFVERAPANVVQAQRDREAELLARKAAVEALLK; the protein is encoded by the coding sequence ATGAGCGCAGCCGCCGAGCTTCCCAAGCAGTACGACCCCCGCGCCGCCCAGGAGCGTTGGTACCCCTTCTGGCTCGAACAGGGCTATTTCCAAGCCGATCCCGCCAGCAGTAAGCCGCCCTACGTCATCGTGATCCCGCCCCCCAACGTCACCGGCGCGCTCCACCTGGGACACGCGCTGAACAACACGATTCAGGATATTCTAATACGATGGCGACGCGCTCAAGGCTACGACGCGCTTTGGCTGCCGGGGACCGATCACGCCGGGATCGCCACGCAAGCGGTGGTCGAGAAGCGTCTGTTCCAGGAGGAGAAGAAGACCCGTCACGACTTGGGCCGCGACGAATTAGTGCGGCGGATCTGGGCCTGGAAGGAGGAGTACGAAGCGCGGATTTTGAACCAGTTGCAACGGATGGGATGCTCGTGCGACTGGAGCCGGACCCGGTTCACGTTGGACGAACAGTGCGCCCGAGCGGTGCGGGTGGCCTTCTTCCGGCTGTTCGAGGCGGGATTGATTTACCGGGGCAAGCGGCTGGTCAACTGGGACACACATCTGCAAACCGCCGTGGCTGACGACGAGATCACCTATTCCGAAGTGCAAAGCTCCATTTGGACGATCGCTTATCCCCTCGCCGACGACCCGACGACCCGCCTACAGGTGGCCACCACCCGCCCAGAAACCATGTTGGGCGACACGGCGGTGGCCGTCCACCCCGAAGATGAACGCTATCGTCACCTGATCGGTCGGTCGGTGAGGCTGCCGTTGCTGGGCCGAACCATTCCAATTATCGCCGACGGACTATTGGTCGATCCTAGCTTCGGGACTGGGGTGGTGAAGGTCACACCAGCGCACGATCCCAACGACTACCAGACCGGGTTGCGGCACAACCTGCCGATGATCAACCTGCTCAACCCCGACGGCACCTCCAACACTCAGGCCGGTCCCTACGCCGGACTGCCCTGGGCCGAAGTTCGCAAGCGGGTCGTCGCCGACCTTGAAGCCCAAGGGCTGTTGGTGGCGGTGCAGCCCCACCTCAACCGGGTCGGCTTCTCCGACCGAAGCGCGACGCCAATCGAACCTTATCTTTCCGACCAGTGGTTCGTCGCCATGAGTGATCTGGCTCAACGGGCAATGGACGCGGTGACCAGTGGTCAGGTGAGATTTCATCCCGAGCGTTACGCCAAAAGCTATCTGGATTGGTTGGGCGAAAAACGCGACTGGTGCATCTCCCGACAGCTTTGGTGGGGGCATCGGATTCCCATCTGGACCTGCGACCAACCCGATGTCACCGAGGAGGAACTCCGCGCCGCCTTCGGCGAACGATCCAACCTACGCTGGCACCAAGGCGAGGATGGCCGCTGGCTCATCTGTGCGCTGGAGGATCTATCGCCCGACGCGCTGCCGGGCCGGACCTTGACTCAGGACCCCGACGTGCTGGACACCTGGTTCAGTTCGGCCCTCTGGCCTCATTCGACCCTGGGTTGGCCGGAGGCGACCGAAGACCTGAAGAAATACTATCCCACTAGTGTCTTGTCCACCGCGCGGGACATCATCACCCTTTGGGTGGCGCGGATGGTCATGTTCGGGCAATTCAACCTGAACGAGGTGCCGTTCCGCGACGTGTACATTCATCCGGTGATTCAGGATGGTCAAGGCCGCCGCATGTCCAAAAGTTTGGGCAACGGGATCGACCCAGTGGATGTCATCGAGCTTTACGGGGCCGACGCGCTGCGGTTCACCCTGGCCTCGTCGGCGACCGAGACCCAAGATTTGCGGATGCCGGTGGAACAGGTCCAGTTGCCCGATGGTCGGAAGGTGAACACCTCCGAACGGTTCGAGCAGGGGCGGACCTTTCCCAACAAGTTTTGGAATGCCGCTCGGTTCGCCCTAATGAACCTGGAGGGCCACCAGGCGTTGGAATACGACCGGGCTTCGCTGCCGGTGGAGGATCGTTGGATTTTGAGCCTGCTGGCCCGCGCGTCGCGGACAATCACCGCCGACCTGGAGGCGTTCCGGTTCGCCGAGATGGCCAAGACGACGCGCGACTTCATCTGGGGTGACTTTTGCGACTGGTATCTGGAACTGGTCAAAGGTCGGTTACGAAACCCCGAGACCCGTCCCACGGCTCAACGGGTGTTGGCCGGGGTGTTGGATCAACTCTGCCGACTCATTCAGCCGATGATGCCATTCGTGGCCGAACAGGTCTGGCAAGCTCTGGGCAATCTGGCTCCCGAACGAAGCTGGGGCGGCCCAACGACCCGCGCTGCGGCGAGCGTCTGCGTGGCACCGTGGCCGGAGTGGACCGAGGAGGCGATCGACCCGGCCGCCGAAGCGGTGGTCGAGCGTTGGCGCGAGGTGATTCGGACGCTGCGCCATCTTCGATCCGAGCGCGAGGTTCCTGAAGCGGCCAAGATTGCCCCGGTCTTAATCGCGTCGGCCTCGGTCGCGGTTGATCTCGAGCGCGGGCGGTCTTTGATCGCGGCTCTGACCAACGCCTCAGATGTGATGATTGTCACGCCCGACTCGCCCCACGCGGTCAAGCCCAAGGAGGCGGCTGTGGCGGTTCTGGCCGAGATCGAGGTGGTGTTGCCTTTGGAGGGGCTGATTGACCGCGAGGCGGAGCGTCAACGGCAGCTCAAGACCCTCGCCGATCTCGACAAGCAGTTGCAGGCGATCCGTGCGAAGTTGAACAACGCCGGATTTGTCGAACGCGCCCCGGCCAACGTGGTTCAGGCCCAACGGGACCGCGAGGCCGAACTCTTGGCCCGCAAGGCGGCCGTGGAAGCACTCTTGAAATAA
- the cimA gene encoding citramalate synthase, whose translation MARRITLYDTTLRDGSQGEGINFSLQDKLLVTRRLDELGIDLIEGGYPLSNPKDAEYFRAARELDLKHARIAAFGMTRRKGIDPSRDVGLRALVEALTPVVTVVGKSWDLHATEVLEVSLEENLAMIADSVAFLKAAAHRPELVYDAEHFFDGYRHNPDYALRTIHAAAEAGANWIVLCDTNGGALPEQVARAVAAVRAALPATVGLGIHTHNDGDLAVANTLAAVLNGADQVQGTINGIGERCGNVDLCSVIANLALKYDGFDLLQPGRLAKLTEVSRYVYEIANLNLRNGQAFVGPSAFAHKGGMHVHGVRKVASSYEHINPELVGNERRVLVSELSGKSNIAEKMKEYRLDSDPALMAKVLDTVQDLENQGWQFEAAEASFVLLVEKLAGRFRPHFECLSYRVAVVGERGAGFAPVTEATVKVKVGEVVEFTVSEGDGPVNALDSALRKALEPHFPVLAEMRLVDFKVRVINERAATAARVRVVIESRDHDALWGTIGVSENMIDASWQALVDAFEHKLAKEDRRSGLVSASTSTSTLAPLPARPAAASPAVST comes from the coding sequence ATGGCGCGGCGGATCACCCTCTACGACACCACCCTTCGAGACGGCAGCCAGGGCGAGGGGATCAATTTCTCGCTTCAGGACAAACTGCTTGTCACCCGCCGGCTCGACGAGCTGGGCATCGACCTGATCGAAGGGGGCTATCCGCTCTCCAACCCCAAGGACGCTGAATACTTCCGCGCTGCCCGCGAGCTCGACCTTAAGCACGCCCGAATCGCCGCCTTCGGCATGACCCGTCGCAAAGGGATCGACCCGTCCCGCGATGTCGGTCTGCGAGCCCTGGTGGAGGCGCTCACGCCGGTCGTCACCGTCGTGGGCAAGAGTTGGGATCTGCACGCCACCGAAGTCTTAGAGGTCTCGCTGGAGGAGAATCTGGCGATGATCGCCGACTCGGTGGCCTTCCTCAAGGCCGCCGCCCACCGTCCCGAACTGGTATACGACGCCGAACATTTCTTCGACGGCTACCGCCACAATCCCGACTACGCCCTGCGGACCATCCACGCCGCCGCCGAGGCGGGGGCTAATTGGATCGTGCTGTGCGACACCAACGGCGGCGCGTTGCCCGAACAGGTCGCTCGAGCCGTCGCCGCGGTCCGCGCGGCGTTACCCGCCACGGTTGGTCTGGGAATCCACACCCACAACGACGGCGATCTCGCCGTCGCCAACACCTTGGCCGCCGTCCTCAACGGGGCCGATCAGGTCCAGGGCACCATCAATGGCATCGGCGAGCGGTGCGGCAACGTTGATCTCTGCTCGGTCATCGCTAATCTCGCCCTCAAGTACGACGGCTTCGACCTGCTCCAGCCCGGCCGCCTCGCCAAACTCACCGAGGTGTCCCGCTACGTCTACGAGATCGCCAACCTCAACCTTCGCAACGGCCAGGCGTTCGTTGGCCCCAGCGCCTTCGCCCACAAGGGCGGGATGCACGTCCACGGCGTCCGCAAAGTCGCCTCCAGCTACGAACATATCAACCCCGAACTTGTGGGCAACGAGCGCCGAGTGCTGGTCAGCGAACTGTCGGGCAAATCCAACATCGCCGAAAAAATGAAGGAATATCGGCTCGACTCCGACCCCGCGCTGATGGCTAAGGTCCTTGACACGGTGCAGGACCTGGAAAACCAAGGCTGGCAATTCGAGGCGGCCGAGGCGTCGTTCGTCTTGCTAGTCGAAAAGCTGGCCGGGCGGTTCCGTCCTCACTTCGAATGCCTTAGCTACCGGGTGGCGGTGGTGGGCGAACGTGGAGCCGGATTCGCTCCTGTGACCGAGGCAACCGTCAAGGTCAAAGTCGGCGAAGTCGTCGAGTTCACCGTCAGCGAGGGGGATGGTCCGGTCAACGCGCTGGACTCCGCGCTCCGCAAGGCGCTGGAGCCGCACTTCCCGGTGCTGGCTGAGATGAGGCTGGTCGATTTCAAAGTGCGGGTGATCAACGAGCGGGCCGCGACCGCAGCGCGGGTGCGGGTGGTGATCGAGAGTCGGGACCATGACGCCCTTTGGGGCACCATCGGGGTCTCCGAAAACATGATCGATGCCAGTTGGCAGGCGCTGGTGGACGCCTTCGAACATAAACTGGCCAAGGAGGACCGACGCTCCGGCTTGGTTTCGGCTTCGACCTCGACTTCGACTTTGGCTCCGCTGCCGGCCCGGCCCGCCGCGGCGTCGCCCGCCGTCTCAACCTAA
- a CDS encoding NUDIX hydrolase: protein MSQPRNDFNDHRDPIATAHDTIVFQTPWFAIATRSLTGDDRPYYIMLVPDFVVVIARDCQGRWLLVEQERPAVGRRTWEWASGHVETARGETPEQAARRELVEETGHDIDDDHLIPLGSFHPDTGRLANRMWCYLALDAAPVDPHDPRLAGREELDLRRVMWDGSLAQLLQRPEFACGSHLGVVALAATQGRVTLT from the coding sequence ATGTCTCAACCTCGCAACGACTTCAACGATCACCGCGACCCCATCGCCACCGCCCATGACACGATCGTGTTCCAAACCCCCTGGTTCGCCATTGCCACCCGCTCTTTAACCGGAGACGACCGCCCGTATTACATCATGCTTGTCCCGGACTTCGTGGTGGTGATTGCGCGTGACTGTCAAGGGCGTTGGCTTCTGGTCGAACAGGAACGTCCCGCCGTAGGCAGGCGGACCTGGGAGTGGGCCAGCGGCCATGTCGAAACTGCCCGGGGCGAAACGCCCGAACAAGCCGCTCGCCGCGAGTTGGTCGAGGAAACCGGCCACGACATCGACGACGACCACCTCATCCCCCTGGGTTCGTTTCACCCCGACACCGGACGCCTCGCCAACCGCATGTGGTGCTATCTGGCTCTCGACGCCGCTCCCGTCGATCCCCACGATCCCCGGCTGGCCGGACGCGAGGAACTGGACCTCCGCCGGGTTATGTGGGACGGTTCGCTCGCCCAACTGCTCCAGCGCCCCGAATTTGCTTGTGGCTCCCATCTGGGCGTCGTCGCGTTGGCCGCGACGCAAGGGCGAGTGACCTTGACCTGA
- a CDS encoding STAS domain-containing protein, with product MLKPSLQTKVEEGFLIGEFWDCRRLDLKPVEELARVFESHLAHGGHPELVIDLSGVEYAGSTVLGTLLRMQKMAVSRGGLVILCRVDPSVREPFLAVRVEGLFRFVAELEDALALARERAAARKARGQDGANPGRARQGLSTITRRAGPLRRARRQVNSNPEPGDPSPEGVSSGEE from the coding sequence ATGCTCAAGCCAAGTTTGCAAACCAAGGTCGAAGAGGGATTCCTCATCGGTGAGTTTTGGGATTGCCGGCGTTTGGATCTCAAGCCCGTCGAAGAGCTGGCGCGGGTGTTCGAGTCCCATCTCGCCCATGGCGGGCATCCCGAGTTGGTGATCGACCTGTCGGGAGTCGAGTATGCGGGTTCGACGGTTCTGGGCACGCTGTTGCGGATGCAGAAGATGGCGGTCTCCCGGGGCGGTCTGGTGATCCTCTGCCGAGTTGACCCTTCGGTTCGGGAGCCGTTCCTGGCGGTGAGGGTGGAGGGGTTGTTTCGATTCGTGGCCGAACTGGAGGACGCTCTGGCGCTGGCTCGGGAGCGGGCCGCGGCTCGCAAGGCGCGTGGTCAGGACGGAGCCAACCCTGGCCGGGCGCGTCAAGGACTCTCGACCATTACCCGCCGGGCCGGGCCATTGCGCCGGGCGCGACGCCAGGTCAATTCCAACCCGGAACCAGGCGATCCGTCTCCTGAGGGCGTGTCTTCCGGAGAGGAGTGA